ACGTCGCTCAAAGTCTTGGCCGACCAGATGATCGGCGTCATGAAGAACACGAGGCGGACGGCAGTGGTCAGCAATTGGCCGATGTCGCGGAATCGGGTCGACAGGATCCCGAACACCACCGTCACCCAGATGGCGTTCAGCACGAAGAGTCCGACGGCCGGGATGACCAGAAGGGCAGACCAGTCGACCGGCGGCCGGAAGATCGCGAACACGATCGCGTAGATGACGATGTTGTGCGCGAAGATGATGAGACTGCGCCACACCACCCGGTACACATGGACGCTGATCGGCGCGGGCAGCTGCTTGATCAGGCCTTCGTTGGTGGAGAAGACCACCGAACCGTCGAGGACGGTGGTCTCGATGAATCCCCAGAAGATGAAGCCCAGCAGCACGTACGGCAGGAACGTCTTGATGTCCTGGTGGAAAAGTTCGCCGTACAGGATGCCCATCGCGACGGCCGTGACGCCGGTCGCGATGGTGATCCACAGGGGACCGAGGACGGAACGCTTGTATCGCTGCTTGATGTCGGTCCAGCCGAGATGCAGCCAGAGTTCGGAGGTGCGGAAGCCCTCGATGAGGTCTTGGACGCCTCGTGCGAAGGTTCGCGAATCCGAGGTGGGCGGAGCCGGCGGAATGGTCCGGCCGGGTGCTCCGCCGTCATTGGCTACGGCTGACACAACGTCACAGCATACCGGCGGGTCACAAGTACTGGCCGGTGCTGTGGTTGTCGGACATGTCACCCACGCCAGGCGGCAGTACTCCCTGCCTCATCTGCTCGAGCTGCCCGCGGGCCGCCATCTGCTGCGCAAACAGGGCGGTCTGGATGCCGTGGAAGACACCCTCGAGCCACCCGACGAGCTGAGCCTGAGCGATGCGGAGCTCCGCATCCGTAGGCGTCGCGTCGTCGGAGAAGGGAAGTGCCAGACGGTCGAGCTCTTCCCGCAGTTCCGGGGCGAGACCGTCCTGGAGTTCGCCGATCGACGTGCGGTGGATGTCGGCGAGTCGCTGGCGGCTCGCCTCGTCGAGCGGAGCCGCGCGAACCTCTTCGAGGAGTTGTTTGATCATCGTCCCGATCCGCATCACCTTCGCGGGTTGCTCGACCATCGCCGTGACCGGGTCGCCTGCGGTCTCCGACGAGGCCGCAGGCGTTCCGAACTCGACGATGGGCTCGTCGTCGGGGTTCGACGGTCCGGGTGCCATCGGATTGCCGGGGAATGAGGTGCCGAACATCTCGGGAAGCATGCCTCCATTGTGCCTGTGCCGGGCGGACGTCCTGCGACGTTCGGCGTCGTCCGCATTGACTATCGTGGTGCCATGCCGTTCGACGTCGCCTCCGTCCGGGGACTGTTCCCCTCACTGGGCGACGGCTGGATTCATCTCGATTCGCAGAACGGAACGCAGATACCGGATGCTGTCGGATCGGCGGTGGCCAGAGGAATACGTTCGTTCCCCGTCCCCGGCGGCGGACTGTCGCGCCAGTCGGTGGAGGCCGCCGCGATGACCGCCC
This genomic window from Gordonia sp. PDNC005 contains:
- a CDS encoding ABC transporter permease, with the translated sequence MPPAPPTSDSRTFARGVQDLIEGFRTSELWLHLGWTDIKQRYKRSVLGPLWITIATGVTAVAMGILYGELFHQDIKTFLPYVLLGFIFWGFIETTVLDGSVVFSTNEGLIKQLPAPISVHVYRVVWRSLIIFAHNIVIYAIVFAIFRPPVDWSALLVIPAVGLFVLNAIWVTVVFGILSTRFRDIGQLLTTAVRLVFFMTPIIWSAKTLSDVGDSGSSKLKYVELNPMFHYLEIARGPLLGDHVEFYHWGIVLGCTAVGWIAALLVMRNFRARVAYWV
- a CDS encoding bacterial proteasome activator family protein yields the protein MLPEMFGTSFPGNPMAPGPSNPDDEPIVEFGTPAASSETAGDPVTAMVEQPAKVMRIGTMIKQLLEEVRAAPLDEASRQRLADIHRTSIGELQDGLAPELREELDRLALPFSDDATPTDAELRIAQAQLVGWLEGVFHGIQTALFAQQMAARGQLEQMRQGVLPPGVGDMSDNHSTGQYL